One Sphingomonas limnosediminicola DNA segment encodes these proteins:
- the rpiB gene encoding ribose 5-phosphate isomerase B: MRIALAADHAGYQLKDELVHWLREQGHDAIDLGTTGPESVDYPEYGRKLATAIASGEAERGIAVCGSGIGISIAVNREPRCRCARVDDPLSAQLAREHNDANAIALGARLIGSDMAKACVAAFIDTDFAGGRHQRRIDQLSQILQDSD; this comes from the coding sequence ATGCGCATCGCCCTCGCCGCCGACCATGCCGGATACCAGCTCAAGGACGAGCTCGTGCACTGGCTGCGCGAACAGGGTCATGATGCGATCGACCTCGGCACGACCGGGCCAGAAAGCGTCGATTATCCGGAATATGGGCGCAAGCTCGCGACCGCGATCGCCTCGGGTGAGGCCGAGCGCGGCATTGCCGTGTGTGGTTCGGGCATTGGCATTTCCATCGCCGTGAACCGCGAGCCGCGCTGCCGCTGCGCCCGCGTAGACGACCCGCTGTCGGCCCAGCTCGCTCGCGAGCACAATGACGCCAATGCCATCGCGCTCGGGGCGCGGCTTATAGGCAGCGACATGGCCAAGGCCTGCGTCGCCGCATTTATCGACACCGATTTCGCTGGCGGACGCCACCAGCGCCGCATCGATCAACTCTCTCAAATCTTGCAGGATAGCGACTGA
- the glyA gene encoding serine hydroxymethyltransferase: MATAPELDRDENYRVPQGFFTSGLSEKDSAVQNGIRAELHREQTQIELIASENIVSKAVLEAQGSVLTNKYAEGYPGRRYYQGCAPSDTVETLAIERAKKLFNCGFANVQPHSGAQANGAVMMALLKPGDTIMGLSLAAGGHLTHGAPPAQSGKWFNAVQYGVRQDDHLVDFDEVERLAKEHRPKMIIAGGSAYPRHFDFKRFREICDEVGALLFVDMAHFAGLVAAGEHPTPFGFADVVTTTTHKTLRGPRGGMVLTDNEEIAKKINSAVFPGLQGGPLMHVIAAKAVAFGEALQPEFKTYAKAVIANAQTLANRLKERGADLVAGGTDTHLALVDLRPLGLTGKDADESLERAGITCNKNGVPFDPLPPVKTSGIRVGSPAGTTRGFGEREFHDIADMVADVLDGLGKNGLENNGSTERQVNERVRELCARFPIYQG; encoded by the coding sequence ATGGCCACCGCACCCGAGCTCGACCGCGACGAAAATTACCGCGTGCCGCAAGGTTTCTTCACCAGCGGTCTCAGCGAGAAGGACTCAGCCGTCCAGAACGGAATACGCGCCGAACTTCATCGCGAGCAGACGCAGATCGAGCTGATCGCGTCGGAGAATATCGTCAGCAAAGCGGTGCTCGAAGCGCAGGGCTCCGTCCTCACCAACAAATATGCGGAAGGCTATCCGGGCCGCCGCTATTACCAGGGTTGCGCGCCGTCGGACACGGTCGAGACGCTGGCGATCGAGCGGGCGAAGAAATTGTTCAACTGCGGCTTCGCCAACGTTCAGCCGCACTCGGGTGCCCAGGCGAACGGCGCCGTGATGATGGCGCTGTTGAAGCCCGGCGATACGATCATGGGACTCAGCCTTGCCGCTGGCGGGCACCTCACGCACGGGGCACCGCCGGCGCAGTCGGGCAAATGGTTCAACGCGGTTCAGTACGGCGTTCGCCAGGACGACCACCTCGTCGATTTCGACGAGGTCGAGCGGCTCGCCAAGGAGCATCGCCCGAAGATGATCATCGCGGGCGGGTCAGCCTATCCACGGCACTTCGACTTCAAGCGCTTTCGCGAGATTTGCGACGAGGTCGGTGCGCTCCTGTTCGTCGACATGGCGCACTTTGCGGGCCTGGTCGCGGCGGGCGAGCATCCGACGCCGTTCGGCTTTGCCGATGTCGTCACGACGACCACCCACAAGACCCTGCGCGGTCCGCGCGGCGGCATGGTGCTGACCGACAATGAGGAGATCGCGAAGAAGATCAATTCAGCGGTCTTCCCCGGCCTCCAGGGCGGCCCCCTGATGCATGTCATCGCCGCCAAGGCGGTCGCGTTCGGGGAAGCGTTGCAGCCCGAGTTCAAGACCTATGCGAAGGCGGTAATCGCCAATGCGCAGACCCTCGCCAACCGCCTGAAGGAACGCGGCGCTGACCTTGTCGCCGGCGGCACCGACACGCACCTCGCGCTTGTCGACCTTCGCCCGCTCGGCCTGACCGGCAAGGACGCCGACGAAAGCCTCGAGCGTGCCGGCATTACCTGCAACAAGAACGGCGTGCCATTCGACCCGCTGCCGCCGGTCAAGACCAGCGGCATCCGCGTCGGGTCGCCGGCCGGCACAACCCGCGGCTTCGGCGAACGCGAATTCCACGACATCGCCGACATGGTTGCCGACGTGCTCGATGGCCTCGGCAAGAATGGTCTCGAAAACAACGGCTCGACCGAGCGGCAGGTGAATGAGCGGGTGCGTGAACTTTGCGCGCGCTTCCCCATCTATCAGGGATGA
- the nrdR gene encoding transcriptional regulator NrdR, whose protein sequence is MRCPFCAHEDSQVKDSRPSEDGAAIRRRRQCEACGARFTTFERVQLRDLTVVKKDSKREPFERDKLARAIGHACRKREIDAAKIDRLVSGIQRQMETLGDEVKSSRIGEAVMAGLKSLDHVAYIRFASIYKDFSDPGDFAEIAERVEKEATPPDHDKLL, encoded by the coding sequence ATGCGCTGCCCGTTCTGCGCTCACGAAGACAGCCAGGTTAAGGACAGTCGCCCGAGCGAGGATGGCGCCGCCATCCGCCGCCGGCGGCAGTGCGAGGCTTGCGGCGCGCGCTTCACGACTTTCGAGCGTGTGCAGCTGCGCGACCTAACCGTCGTCAAGAAGGACAGCAAGCGCGAGCCGTTCGAACGCGACAAGCTCGCCCGCGCCATCGGCCACGCCTGCCGCAAACGCGAGATCGACGCGGCCAAGATCGACCGGCTCGTCAGCGGCATCCAGCGCCAAATGGAAACGCTCGGCGACGAAGTGAAGTCGTCGCGGATCGGCGAGGCCGTGATGGCCGGGCTCAAGTCGCTCGACCACGTTGCCTACATTCGCTTCGCGAGCATCTACAAGGACTTCAGCGATCCCGGCGACTTTGCGGAAATCGCCGAGCGCGTCGAAAAGGAAGCCACGCCTCCCGACCACGACAAGCTGCTGTGA
- a CDS encoding RNA methyltransferase: MTEPARPVIVLVRPQLGQNIGKAARAMLNFGLTEMRLVAPRDGWPNPDAGPSASGADVVLKKAQVFDTVEAAIADCSTVFASTVRRRDLIMPVIGPQEMADQISGSPGQTAILFGPERSGLETEDVALAHSIVTVPINPEFGSLNLAQAVILLAYEWSKRSALVQPPAKDLETTAPHGEVDGLIRQLDEELVAKGYFHPPSRQQATRNTIRTIFTKTGWSSREVKAVRGIIRALVNPPRQRS; encoded by the coding sequence GTGACGGAGCCCGCCAGGCCCGTCATCGTCCTCGTCCGCCCACAGCTCGGCCAGAATATCGGCAAGGCGGCGCGGGCGATGCTCAACTTCGGCCTGACCGAGATGCGGCTCGTCGCGCCGCGCGATGGCTGGCCGAACCCGGACGCCGGTCCTTCCGCAAGCGGCGCTGACGTGGTGCTGAAAAAGGCGCAGGTCTTCGATACGGTCGAGGCGGCAATCGCCGATTGCTCGACGGTCTTCGCCTCGACGGTCCGCCGCCGCGATCTCATCATGCCGGTGATCGGCCCGCAGGAGATGGCCGACCAGATTTCCGGTTCGCCCGGCCAGACCGCAATCCTGTTCGGACCCGAACGGTCGGGTCTCGAGACGGAAGATGTCGCCCTCGCCCATTCGATCGTCACGGTGCCGATCAACCCGGAGTTCGGCTCGCTTAACCTCGCGCAGGCGGTCATCCTCCTCGCCTACGAATGGTCGAAGCGCAGCGCACTGGTACAACCGCCAGCCAAGGACCTTGAGACGACAGCTCCCCACGGCGAGGTCGACGGACTCATCCGGCAACTGGACGAAGAGCTGGTGGCCAAGGGCTATTTCCACCCGCCGTCTCGCCAGCAGGCGACGCGCAACACGATCCGCACCATCTTCACCAAGACCGGCTGGTCGTCACGGGAGGTCAAAGCGGTGCGCGGGATCATCCGTGCCCTGGTCAATCCGCCGCGCCAGCGTTCCTGA
- the rpsD gene encoding 30S ribosomal protein S4 — translation MTKRTSAKYKLDRRMGENVFGRPKSPVNRREYGPGQHGQRRKSKISDYGIQLRAKQKLKGYYGDITEKQFKKNYVEATRMKGDASQNLIGLLERRLDMVVFRAKFAPTIWAARQIVSHGHIRVNGVKCNIASRRVNVGDVIELGPKAQEMALVIEAQGLAERDVPDYVAPDGNTKVSFTRVPKLDEVPYPVRMEPNLVIEFYSR, via the coding sequence GTGACGAAGCGCACCAGCGCCAAATACAAGCTCGACCGCCGCATGGGCGAAAACGTCTTCGGACGTCCCAAAAGCCCCGTAAACCGCCGCGAGTATGGCCCCGGCCAGCACGGCCAGCGCCGCAAGAGCAAGATCAGCGACTACGGCATCCAGCTGCGCGCCAAGCAGAAGCTAAAGGGCTATTACGGCGACATCACCGAAAAGCAGTTCAAGAAGAACTATGTCGAAGCCACCCGCATGAAGGGCGACGCTTCGCAGAACCTGATCGGCCTGCTTGAGCGCCGCCTCGATATGGTCGTCTTCCGCGCCAAGTTCGCCCCGACCATCTGGGCTGCCCGTCAAATCGTCAGCCATGGCCACATCCGCGTCAACGGCGTGAAGTGCAACATCGCCAGCCGCCGCGTGAACGTCGGCGATGTGATCGAGCTCGGTCCGAAGGCGCAGGAAATGGCGCTGGTCATCGAAGCGCAGGGCCTCGCCGAGCGTGACGTGCCCGACTACGTGGCGCCCGACGGCAACACTAAGGTCAGCTTCACCCGCGTGCCCAAGCTCGACGAGGTGCCTTATCCCGTCCGCATGGAACCGAACCTCGTGATCGAGTTCTACTCGCGCTAA